In Candidatus Baltobacteraceae bacterium, a genomic segment contains:
- a CDS encoding histidine kinase, with protein sequence MSVLDRRAILIEATRILTAECGFNCAWFAERDDDETVVIRYGAHMLSRIAEMQLKRGRGLGGKVFALGRTLCVDEYLGSRAITHHYDEKIVEERMHGIIGTPIRYDGTFEGVLMGGSRDGTTFGDGAAKMIETVAERTAQALNVAEQAQRRSAAAIQEERQRMALDLHDTVGAMLFAITAGVRSVNETVSDGDLRARLGAIESQAKEAATMLRDSLRALATPTDQLALGSVLQAAIHHFEVRSSIKANLVMLDVLPSLSDAAVRILIAAAKEGLLNIEKHARASSVVVTLGSLGNGVTMAITDDGIGASGEAVRADERDHGFGLDAIEHALAGIGGTLHVSENPEGGTTFRVWVRS encoded by the coding sequence GTGTCCGTTCTCGATCGCCGGGCCATCCTGATCGAAGCCACGCGCATCCTGACCGCAGAGTGTGGGTTCAATTGCGCTTGGTTTGCCGAGCGAGACGATGACGAAACCGTCGTGATTCGTTACGGAGCCCACATGCTCTCGCGCATTGCGGAGATGCAGCTCAAGCGCGGACGCGGGCTGGGCGGGAAGGTTTTTGCGCTCGGCCGCACGCTCTGCGTCGACGAGTACCTGGGTTCCCGCGCGATCACCCACCATTACGACGAGAAGATCGTCGAGGAGCGCATGCACGGCATCATCGGAACGCCGATCCGGTACGATGGGACGTTCGAAGGCGTGCTGATGGGAGGTTCGCGCGACGGGACCACCTTCGGCGACGGCGCGGCGAAGATGATCGAGACCGTGGCCGAGCGAACTGCGCAGGCGCTCAACGTCGCCGAACAGGCGCAGCGGCGCTCCGCCGCCGCCATTCAGGAAGAACGGCAGCGCATGGCGCTCGATCTTCACGACACCGTCGGCGCAATGCTCTTTGCGATCACCGCGGGCGTGCGCAGCGTGAACGAGACGGTCAGCGACGGCGACTTGCGCGCGCGTCTCGGCGCGATCGAGAGCCAAGCCAAGGAAGCTGCGACGATGCTGCGCGATTCGCTTCGCGCGCTCGCGACACCGACCGATCAGCTTGCGCTCGGTTCCGTATTGCAGGCGGCGATTCATCATTTCGAAGTCCGCTCGTCGATCAAGGCAAATCTGGTCATGCTCGACGTTCTCCCCTCCCTGAGCGATGCCGCGGTTCGCATTCTGATTGCCGCCGCCAAAGAAGGCTTGCTGAACATCGAGAAGCACGCGCGCGCGAGCAGCGTGGTGGTCACGTTGGGCAGCTTGGGCAACGGCGTGACGATGGCAATCACCGATGACGGTATCGGCGCGAGCGGCGAAGCGGTTCGCGCTGACGAGCGCGATCACGGATTCGGTCTGGATGCGATCGAGCACGCGCTGGCGGGAATCGGCGGGACGCTGCACGTGAGCGAAAATCCCGAGGGCGGTACGACCTTCCGCGTATGGGTGCGCAGTTGA
- a CDS encoding response regulator transcription factor — protein sequence MGAQLKTVGARPIRLLVIDDHPVVRDGVALLAASTRRIELVGYAPNGKSAVELAASAAPDVILLDLRLPDMLAPELIGMLRRSVPEARIVIFTAYPNHPAVCAALSAGACGIVAKDAARTDLAAVITGAMDGEEGGAPTTVPARAHTMVGRREYDVLRRVAIGETNHEIAEAMSLSPNTVKAYLRNLMQKLDARNRVEAISRAREAGLL from the coding sequence ATGGGTGCGCAGTTGAAGACGGTGGGCGCGAGGCCGATTCGGCTGCTGGTCATCGACGACCATCCGGTCGTTCGCGACGGCGTCGCGTTGCTCGCCGCCTCGACACGGCGTATCGAACTCGTCGGCTACGCGCCGAACGGCAAGAGTGCGGTAGAGCTGGCCGCTTCCGCCGCGCCCGATGTCATCCTGCTCGATTTGCGTCTGCCCGACATGCTGGCTCCGGAGTTGATCGGCATGCTGCGGCGCAGCGTTCCCGAGGCGCGGATCGTGATCTTCACCGCCTATCCAAATCATCCGGCGGTCTGTGCAGCGCTGAGCGCCGGCGCGTGCGGAATCGTGGCCAAGGATGCGGCGCGTACGGACCTGGCGGCGGTGATTACCGGGGCGATGGACGGAGAAGAGGGCGGCGCCCCAACCACGGTTCCCGCGCGCGCGCACACGATGGTCGGCCGCCGGGAGTACGACGTGCTGCGCCGCGTCGCGATCGGCGAGACGAATCACGAAATCGCCGAGGCGATGAGCCTGAGCCCCAACACGGTCAAGGCCTATCTGCGCAACTTGATGCAAAAGCTCGACGCGCGAAACCGCGTTGAAGCCATATCGCGCGCGAGAGAGGCTGGTCTACTTTAA
- a CDS encoding 3-hydroxybutyrate dehydrogenase codes for MKPRPRRRSSGRCATTGSNATNTPEKVYPPERIACQTQAVRLNGKVALVTGAASGIGFEIARAMAREGAVVAIADISAEGAQRAASALERGGARAIAIEMDVVDEAQVTAGVKRTVAAGGGLDILVSNAGIQHIAPIHELAFADWRRVVSVHLDGGFLVTRAALQHMYAHHKGGSIIYMGSVHSLEASPLKAPYVAAKHGLLGLSRTVAKEGARFGIRSNVICPGFVRTPLVERQIPEQAEALGISEADVIRTVMLKETVDGEFTTTADVAETAVFLAAFPTNALTGQSIVVSHGWHMQ; via the coding sequence ATGAAACCTCGACCGCGCCGCAGATCATCCGGACGCTGCGCGACTACTGGCTCGAACGCAACTAATACCCCCGAAAAGGTGTATCCGCCCGAGCGGATCGCCTGCCAAACTCAGGCTGTGAGGTTAAACGGAAAAGTCGCCCTGGTGACGGGCGCCGCCAGCGGGATCGGGTTCGAGATCGCGCGCGCCATGGCACGCGAAGGGGCGGTCGTCGCGATCGCCGACATCTCGGCCGAGGGCGCGCAGCGCGCCGCATCGGCGCTGGAGCGCGGCGGGGCGCGCGCGATCGCGATCGAGATGGATGTGGTAGACGAAGCGCAGGTGACCGCCGGCGTAAAGCGCACGGTGGCGGCAGGCGGCGGTCTCGACATCCTGGTCAGCAACGCGGGAATCCAACACATCGCGCCCATTCACGAGTTGGCGTTCGCGGACTGGCGCCGGGTGGTTTCGGTCCATCTCGACGGCGGATTTCTGGTGACCCGCGCTGCGCTCCAACATATGTACGCGCACCACAAGGGCGGTTCCATCATCTACATGGGTTCGGTGCATTCGCTCGAAGCCTCGCCGCTGAAGGCACCCTACGTTGCGGCCAAGCACGGACTGCTCGGTCTATCACGCACCGTCGCGAAGGAGGGCGCGCGGTTCGGCATCCGCTCGAACGTGATCTGCCCGGGCTTCGTACGCACGCCGCTGGTCGAACGGCAGATCCCCGAGCAGGCCGAGGCCCTGGGCATCTCCGAGGCGGACGTCATACGCACGGTGATGCTCAAGGAGACGGTCGACGGTGAATTCACCACCACCGCCGATGTGGCCGAGACGGCGGTATTCTTGGCCGCATTTCCCACCAATGCGCTGACCGGCCAGTCGATCGTCGTGAGCCACGGCTGGCATATGCAATAA
- a CDS encoding EAL domain-containing protein, producing the protein MDASSTADFSHAYDAEARAALRRLEEPIVGLASPLTEQFYETLQRSSSIGEIIARLTPEEFAALKARQAEYLVMLVSPQLTFATHQVQARRAGRTHALVGADIQWLVEALVTFQRGIERYLADLPPQVREPVQRAVSSRVLVDLHEQVAGYHQVSRDVTETMSRVDQHVVAAANLSDLVHALLATLAGLPGEISGYFARADNEGRLHIEATFGVAHRYLEAMSEGRIPQITTDANDPAGQGPSGRAWRSGHIIVSPAWKLEPDRAPWLPVGSELGFRSSVAIPLVDEAGRTIALLGLYSAFPGCFSTDRMMRFVAHLRQVLSHAVAQRINAPVVSMSDRHEFRRLIDKHRVIVRYQPIVNLHDGSLAKIEALARLQTSEIEPLLPSSFLPALGDAELLALFEQVVGLACRDWHELEHEGLTTRIAINIPAEALGDTRYLNVLFGAIAEHRIEPNRLALEVLETQAGAGDAARHRTFIARLREAGISIEQDDLGAGHSSLVRLDQYPFDAVKVDQELVRGALRNPQRALEFILYLTRLAHALETPVTVEGLENHGILEAAAVLGADCGQGHAIAEPMTTAELLLWSKRYVYPVHPHAPRTALGAMAGYLLWDVERANRLAQHFIDHNELHDSELDLLRRHETSTAPQIIRTLRDYWLERN; encoded by the coding sequence GTGGACGCCTCATCGACGGCGGATTTCTCGCATGCATACGATGCGGAAGCGAGGGCGGCGCTGCGGCGGCTCGAGGAGCCGATCGTCGGCCTGGCCTCACCGCTGACCGAACAATTCTACGAAACGCTGCAACGCTCGAGCTCGATCGGCGAGATCATCGCGCGCTTGACACCGGAGGAGTTCGCCGCACTCAAAGCACGCCAAGCGGAATACTTGGTCATGCTCGTCAGTCCGCAGCTCACCTTCGCGACGCATCAGGTCCAAGCACGGCGCGCGGGCCGCACGCATGCGCTCGTCGGGGCGGACATCCAGTGGCTGGTCGAAGCACTGGTGACGTTCCAACGCGGCATCGAACGCTACCTGGCGGACCTTCCGCCGCAGGTGCGCGAGCCGGTCCAGCGCGCCGTTTCATCGCGCGTCTTGGTCGATTTGCACGAACAAGTCGCCGGCTACCACCAGGTGAGCCGCGACGTCACCGAAACCATGAGCCGCGTCGATCAGCATGTCGTTGCGGCGGCGAATCTCTCCGATCTCGTGCACGCGCTGCTCGCCACCCTTGCCGGCTTACCCGGTGAAATCTCGGGGTACTTTGCGCGCGCCGACAACGAAGGCCGCCTGCATATCGAAGCGACGTTCGGCGTCGCGCATCGCTATCTCGAAGCGATGAGCGAAGGGCGCATTCCGCAGATCACGACCGACGCGAACGATCCCGCCGGCCAAGGGCCGAGCGGACGCGCGTGGCGCAGCGGTCACATCATCGTATCGCCCGCCTGGAAGCTGGAACCCGATCGCGCGCCGTGGCTTCCGGTGGGCTCAGAACTCGGGTTTCGATCGAGCGTCGCGATTCCGTTGGTCGACGAAGCCGGGCGCACGATCGCGCTGCTCGGCCTGTACAGTGCCTTCCCGGGCTGTTTCTCCACCGATCGCATGATGCGTTTCGTCGCCCATCTGCGACAAGTGCTCAGCCACGCGGTCGCGCAGCGCATCAACGCACCCGTCGTATCAATGAGCGATCGCCACGAATTTCGCCGGCTGATCGACAAGCATCGCGTGATTGTGCGTTACCAGCCGATCGTGAATCTCCATGACGGATCGCTCGCGAAGATCGAGGCGCTCGCGCGCTTGCAAACGAGCGAAATCGAGCCGCTTCTCCCGTCGAGCTTTCTCCCGGCGCTCGGCGACGCGGAATTGCTTGCGCTCTTCGAACAGGTCGTGGGCCTTGCGTGCCGCGACTGGCACGAGCTCGAGCACGAGGGCTTGACGACGCGAATCGCGATCAACATTCCGGCCGAAGCTCTCGGCGATACGCGGTACCTCAACGTGCTTTTCGGCGCGATCGCGGAGCATCGAATCGAACCCAATCGGCTCGCGCTCGAGGTGCTAGAGACGCAGGCAGGCGCCGGCGATGCGGCGCGCCATCGCACGTTCATCGCCCGTCTGCGCGAAGCCGGCATCTCGATCGAACAAGACGATCTTGGCGCCGGACACAGTTCGCTGGTTCGGCTCGATCAATATCCCTTCGATGCGGTGAAAGTCGATCAGGAACTCGTGCGCGGCGCGCTGCGCAATCCGCAGCGCGCGCTTGAATTCATCCTCTACCTCACCCGCCTCGCCCACGCGCTCGAAACGCCGGTAACCGTCGAAGGGCTCGAGAACCACGGCATCTTGGAAGCCGCCGCAGTTCTGGGCGCGGATTGCGGACAGGGTCACGCGATTGCCGAGCCGATGACGACGGCCGAGCTGCTGCTCTGGAGCAAACGCTACGTCTACCCGGTTCACCCGCATGCCCCGCGCACGGCGCTCGGGGCAATGGCAGGCTATCTTCTCTGGGATGTCGAGCGCGCAAATCGCCTCGCCCAACATTTCATCGATCACAACGAATTGCACGACAGCGAACTCGATTTGCTGCGCCGGCATGAAACCTCGACCGCGCCGCAGATCATCCGGACGCTGCGCGACTACTGGCTCGAACGCAACTAA
- a CDS encoding S53 family serine peptidase — MAIRAPFGLAAAAFFALSACGGGGNSSSPVPMTNLPQTNLATGAAASQSFAYPSGAPADVRVYVHLPLRNSAELDQLIADQSTQGSPLYHHFLTPAQFRASYGPALSDLQTVATALNAQGFKTTITSQGVVADAPQAIVERTFGVTLAQRSAALTRGAAPVQLLQSNKAPTIPAPLAKVDATVAAFAPLPALKPDFMFAGTTAAFPDNRYSNVGPYWFDDLKQAYAYPSYADASGRGETIAILAASDFLDSDVALYFGHENLTPPTVIRRPVDGGSPPFNIDSGYSDEVSLDVQQSGGSAPGAKIIVYEAPDASIAPSFLDMYTAIDEDNLADVVSTSFGLCELYFTAAYNDGEDFTYLFQDFHDLYRQGNAQGITFMNSSGDFGAMECTDPTGTIATLGINWPANDPDVTAVGGTNLVTTYTSTLRSAYVAENADHDTFAADSGEPAGEIWGSGGGVSIYWPKPPYQDLVNTGSRMRTNPDVAMHMGGCPVGSVTPCGPDRSSDVTALGGQFYLLIGTSASSPEFAGLQAVQDQITHSRAGNANYLLYALAALGTVGNGPVFHNDIPGNNGYPSKRGYNYVVGNGTPYGAQYALDPLAPLAGNPQTPSNP, encoded by the coding sequence ATGGCAATACGTGCACCCTTCGGGTTGGCTGCCGCTGCGTTCTTCGCGCTCTCCGCGTGCGGCGGAGGCGGCAACTCCTCGAGTCCCGTTCCCATGACGAACCTTCCGCAAACGAATCTCGCGACCGGCGCGGCCGCCTCGCAGTCGTTTGCCTATCCCTCCGGTGCGCCGGCGGACGTGCGCGTCTACGTGCATCTTCCGCTGCGCAACAGTGCCGAACTCGATCAGCTCATCGCTGACCAAAGCACACAGGGTTCGCCGCTCTATCATCATTTCTTGACGCCGGCGCAATTCCGGGCATCGTACGGGCCGGCGCTTAGCGACCTGCAAACGGTCGCAACGGCGCTGAACGCGCAAGGCTTCAAGACGACGATCACCTCACAGGGAGTCGTTGCGGATGCGCCGCAGGCTATCGTCGAACGTACCTTCGGTGTCACTTTGGCGCAACGCAGCGCGGCCCTCACGCGCGGTGCCGCGCCGGTGCAACTGCTGCAATCGAACAAAGCGCCGACGATACCGGCCCCGCTGGCAAAGGTCGACGCGACGGTCGCGGCGTTCGCGCCGCTGCCGGCGCTCAAGCCGGACTTTATGTTCGCCGGAACGACGGCGGCGTTTCCGGACAACCGTTACAGCAACGTCGGGCCGTATTGGTTCGACGATCTCAAACAAGCCTACGCCTATCCCTCGTACGCCGACGCGAGCGGCCGCGGCGAGACGATCGCGATTCTCGCGGCCAGCGATTTTCTCGACAGCGACGTCGCACTCTACTTCGGTCACGAGAATCTCACCCCGCCGACGGTGATTCGCCGGCCGGTCGACGGCGGGAGCCCGCCGTTCAACATCGACAGCGGCTACTCGGATGAAGTCTCGCTCGACGTTCAGCAATCGGGCGGGTCGGCACCCGGCGCCAAGATCATCGTCTACGAAGCCCCGGACGCGTCGATCGCGCCCTCCTTCCTCGACATGTACACCGCGATCGACGAAGACAATCTGGCCGACGTGGTGAGCACGTCGTTCGGCTTGTGCGAACTCTATTTCACCGCAGCCTACAACGACGGCGAAGATTTCACGTACCTCTTTCAAGACTTCCACGATCTCTATCGTCAAGGCAACGCCCAAGGGATCACGTTCATGAATTCCTCCGGCGATTTCGGCGCGATGGAATGTACCGACCCGACGGGAACGATCGCGACGCTCGGCATCAACTGGCCGGCGAACGATCCTGACGTCACCGCGGTGGGCGGCACCAATCTGGTTACCACCTACACGAGCACGTTGCGTTCGGCGTACGTGGCTGAGAACGCCGACCACGACACATTCGCAGCCGACTCGGGCGAACCGGCCGGCGAGATCTGGGGATCGGGCGGCGGCGTCAGCATCTACTGGCCGAAACCACCGTATCAGGACTTGGTCAACACCGGTTCGCGGATGCGCACCAACCCCGACGTGGCGATGCACATGGGCGGATGTCCGGTGGGATCGGTGACGCCATGCGGCCCGGATCGCAGCTCCGACGTCACCGCCCTGGGCGGTCAGTTCTATCTGCTGATCGGCACCAGCGCCTCGTCACCGGAGTTTGCGGGCTTGCAAGCCGTTCAAGATCAAATCACACACAGCCGCGCCGGCAACGCGAATTACCTGCTCTACGCGCTGGCCGCGCTCGGCACGGTCGGGAACGGTCCGGTCTTCCACAACGACATCCCCGGTAACAACGGATATCCGTCGAAACGCGGCTACAACTACGTGGTCGGAAACGGAACGCCGTACGGTGCGCAATACGCGCTCGATCCGCTTGCGCCGCTAGCCGGAAATCCCCAGACGCCGAGCAATCCCTAG
- a CDS encoding class II aldolase/adducin family protein — MSVAAASSVRDRVSAEEWDQRVALAAAYRLVAYFHWDDLVFTHLSARVPGPHHHFLINPYGMLFDEITASSLVKVDLDGNKVMESPYEINPAGFTIHSAIHAARDDAKCIMHVHSLNGIAVSAQEHGVLPISQQSIFVLSSLAYHDYEGVALRDDEKPRLVRDLGDKNFLMLRNHGLLTVAESIPEAFLSLYTFENTCTIQVRAQSCGDKLVSIDPRIIATAQAQAKQVTRGAGGGALAWPGLIRKLDRIDASYAE, encoded by the coding sequence ATGAGCGTAGCGGCGGCATCCAGCGTTCGCGATCGGGTTTCAGCCGAGGAGTGGGATCAACGCGTCGCACTCGCGGCGGCCTACCGTCTGGTCGCGTATTTTCATTGGGACGATCTCGTCTTCACGCACCTCTCGGCTCGTGTGCCGGGCCCCCACCATCATTTCCTGATCAACCCCTACGGCATGCTCTTCGATGAGATCACCGCATCCAGCCTGGTCAAAGTCGACCTCGACGGCAACAAGGTCATGGAGTCGCCGTACGAGATCAATCCGGCCGGATTCACGATTCATAGCGCGATCCACGCCGCCCGCGACGACGCCAAATGCATCATGCACGTGCATAGCCTCAACGGCATCGCGGTCTCGGCGCAGGAGCACGGCGTACTTCCGATCTCGCAGCAGTCGATCTTCGTGCTCTCCTCGCTCGCCTATCATGACTACGAAGGCGTGGCCCTGCGCGACGACGAGAAACCGCGTCTCGTACGCGATCTCGGCGATAAGAACTTTCTGATGCTGCGCAACCACGGCTTGCTCACCGTGGCCGAGAGCATCCCCGAAGCCTTCCTCTCGCTGTACACCTTCGAGAACACGTGCACGATCCAGGTTCGTGCGCAGAGCTGCGGCGATAAGCTGGTTTCGATCGACCCGCGCATCATCGCGACCGCGCAGGCGCAGGCCAAGCAGGTAACCCGCGGCGCGGGCGGCGGCGCGCTGGCCTGGCCGGGACTGATCCGCAAGCTGGACCGCATCGACGCCTCGTACGCGGAGTAA
- a CDS encoding DUF1330 domain-containing protein: protein MEVDDIVEPTGDQLRALAASPDDGPVMMLNLLAYREGGREHYRAYMAVAQRALKEVGGSVVLFGRASEPFIGPPDERWDEVLIVRYPSRAAFLRMLSFDYYRDSLVHRRNALQRTRIFPLTVDTAS from the coding sequence ATGGAAGTAGACGACATCGTCGAGCCGACCGGCGATCAGCTGCGGGCGCTCGCCGCGAGCCCGGACGACGGACCGGTGATGATGCTGAACCTTCTCGCATACCGCGAAGGCGGCCGGGAGCATTACCGCGCCTATATGGCGGTTGCGCAACGGGCGCTGAAAGAAGTCGGCGGTTCGGTCGTGCTGTTCGGGCGGGCGTCGGAGCCCTTTATCGGACCGCCCGACGAACGCTGGGACGAAGTGCTCATCGTGCGCTACCCCAGCCGCGCGGCGTTTCTGCGCATGCTCTCGTTCGACTACTATCGCGACTCGCTCGTCCACCGGCGCAACGCATTGCAGCGCACGCGCATCTTCCCGCTCACCGTGGACACTGCTTCGTGA